One Procambarus clarkii isolate CNS0578487 chromosome 47, FALCON_Pclarkii_2.0, whole genome shotgun sequence genomic window, GGAGCATGTCGAGACATCGGGAACATGTCGAGACATCAGGAGTATTTCGAGATCTCAGGAGCATGTCGAGACATCAGGGACATGTCGAGACATCGTGAGCATGTTGAGACATCGGGAGTATGTCGAGACATCGGGAATATGTCGAGACAACGGGAGCATGTCGAGACATTGCTGGCAAACCTCGACTTCAGGAGCATGTCGAGACATCAGGAGTATTTCGAGACATCGTGAGCATGTCGAGACATCGTGAGCATGTCGAGACATCAGGAGCATGTAGATTCATCAGGAACATGTCGAGACATCAGGAGCATGTCGATACATCAGAGCATGTCGAAACATCAGGAGCGTTGCAAGACATCAGGAGCATGTCGAGACATCGGGAGCATGTCGAAACATCAGGAGCATGTCGATACATCGGGAACATGTCGAAACATCAGGAGCATGACGAAACATCGGGAGCATGTCAAGGCATCGGAGTATGTAGAGACATCAGGAGCATGTCGATCGAGACATCGGGAGCATATCGAGATATCGGGAGCATGTCGAGATATCGGGAGCATGTCGAGACATTGGGAGCATGTCGAGACATCGGGAGCATTTCGATGTATTGAGAACATGTCGTGACATCGGGAGCATGTTGAGGAGACAGGAGAATATCGAGGCATTGGGAGCATGTTGAGGCATCGGGAGCATGTCGAGGCAATGGGAGCATTTCGAGGTATCGGGGTCATGTCGAGACATCGGGAGCATGTTGAGGCATGGGTGTCATGTCGAGGCAATTAGAAGCATGTCGAGGCATCGGAAGCATGTCGAGGCATTAGAAGCATGACGAGGCTTGGGTGTCATGTCGAGACATCGGGAGCATGTCGAAATATCGGGAGCATGTCGATTCATCGGAGCATGTCGAGATATCGGAGAGCATGTCGATACATCGGGAGCATGTCGTGACATCGGGAGCATGTCGAGACATCAGAGCATGTcgggacataagaacataagaacaaaggcaactgcagaaggcctattggcccatacgaggcagctcctatttataaccacccaatcccactcatatacatgtccaacccgcgcttgaaacaatcgagggaccccacctccaccacgttacgcggcaattggttccacaaatcaacaaccctgttactgaaccagtatttacccaagtctttcctaaatctaaacttatccaatttatacccattgtttcgggttctgtcttgtgttgatacttttaataccctattaatatcccctttgttatgtccattcacccacttgtaaacctctatcatgtcacccctaactcttcgcctttccagtgaatgcaacttaagctttgttaatctttcttcatatgaaagatttctaatttggggaattaacttagtcatcctacgctggacacgttcaagtgaatttatatccattctataatatggcgaccaaaactgaactgcataatctaaatggggcctaactagagcaagatatagcttgagaaccacaccaggtgtcttgttactaacgctgcgattaataaatccaagtgtccgatttgccttattacgaacatttatgcattgatccttttgttttaaattcttactaatcataactcccagatccctttcgcaattcgacttcgcaatctcaacaccatctagctcgtatcttgtaaccctatcatcattacctaacctcagaactttacatttatcagcattaaactgcatctgccaatccttcgaccatttcaaaaccctatctagatcaacttgaagtgatagtgagtcctcctccgaattaatttccctaccgattttcgtatcatcggcaaatttgcaaatgttgctactcaaacctgaatctaaatcatttatatatattataaacaacagaggtcccaggacagagccctgaggcaccccacttacaacattttcccactctgacttgactccatttatactaactctctgtttcctttggtatagccatgccctaatccagcttaatatagcacccccaataccatgagactctaactttttaatcagtctttcatgtggcactgtatcaaaagctttgctaaagtcaaggtacacaacatcgcaatccttaccactatcaactgcctcaacaatgctagaataaaaagataacaaatttgttaaacgtgTCGGGATCATGTCGTGACATCGGGAGTATGTCGAGACATAGGGAGCATGTCGATACATCGGGAGCATGTCGATACATCGGGAGCATGTCGAGACATCGGGAAAATGTCGAGACATCGGAAGCATGTCGAGATATTGGGACCATGTCGATACATCTGAGCATGGCGAGACATCAGGAACATGTCGAGACATCGGGAGCATGTCGAGACATCAGAGCATGGCGAGACATCGGGAGCATCTTGAGGCAACGGGAGCATGTTGAGGCAACTGGAGCATGTTGAGGCATCAGGAGCATGTCGAGACATCGGGAGCATGTCGAGGCAATGGGAGCATGTTGAGGCATCGGGAGCATGTTGACATATCAGGAGCATGTCGAAACATCGAGAGCATGTCGAGCCATGGGTGGCATGTCGAGGCAGCAGGAGCGTGTTGATGCATAGGGAGCAAGTCGAAGCATGAGTGGCATGTCGAGGCATCGGGAGAATGTCGAGGCATCGGGAGCATGTCGAGGCATCAGAAGAATGTCGAGACATCGGGAGCATGTCGAGACATCAGAGCATGGCGAGACATCGGGAGCATCTTGAGGCAATGGGAGCATGTTGAGGCAACTGGAGCATGTTGAGGCATCAGGAGCATGTCGAGACATCGGGAGTATGTCGAGGCAAGGGGAGCATGTTGAGGCATCGGGAGCATGTCGAGACATCGGGAGCATGTCGAGGCATGGGTGACATATCCAGGCATCGGGAGCATATCGAGGCATCAGAAGCATGTCGAGGCATGGGTGACATATCCAGGCATCGGGAGTATGTTGAGGCATCAGAAGCATGTCGAGGCATGGGTGTCATGTCGAGGCATGGGTGACATATCGAGGCATCGGGAGTATGTCGAGGCATCAGAAGCATGTCGAGGCATGGGTGTCATGTCGAGACATATTTGCATGTCGAGACATCAGAACATGTCGAGGCATCGGGAGCATGTCGAGGAATCGGGAGCATGTCGAGGCATTGGGAGCATATCGAAACATCGGCTGCGTGTCGAGGCATCGGGAGCATGTCGGGGCATCAGGAGCATGTCGAAACTTCATGAGCATATCAAGACATCAGGAGCATATCGAGACATCGGGAGCATGTCGAGACATCAGGAGCATGTCGAGACATCAGGAGCATATCGAAACATCAGGAGCATATCGAGACATCGGGAGCATGTCGATACATCGGGAGCATGTCGAGACATCAGGAGCATATCGATACATCAGGAGCATGTCGAGATATCGGGACCATGTTGACATATCAGGAGCATGTCGAAACATCGAGAGCATGTCGAGCCATGGGTGGCATGTCGAGGCAGCAGGAGCGTGTTGATGCATAGGGAGCAAGTCGAAGCATGAGTGGCATGTCGAGGCATCGGGAGAATGTCGAGGCATCAGGAGAATGTCTAGACATCGGGAGCATGTCAAGCATCGGGAGCATGTAAAGGCATCGGGAGCATGTCCAAGCATCAGGAGAATGTCGAGGCATCGGGAGCATGTCGAGGCATCGGGAGCATGTCGAGGCATCGGGAGCATGTCGAGACATCGGGAGCATGTCAAGGCATCGGGAGCATGTCAAAGCATCGGGAGCATGTCGAGGCATCGGGAGCATGTCGAGGCATCGGGAGCATGTCCAGGCATCAGGAGAACGTTGAGGCATCGAGAGCATGTCGAGGCATCGGGAGCATGTCGAGATATCGGGAGCATTTCGATGTATTGAGAACATGTCGTGACATCGGGAGCATATTGAGGAGACAGGAGAATATCGAGGCATTGGGAGCATGTTGAGGCATCGGGAGCATGTCGAGGCAATGGGAGCATTTCGAGGTATCGGGGTCATGTCGAGACATCGGGAGCATGTTGAGGCATGGGTGTCATGTCGAGGCATCGGAAGCATGTCGAGGCATCAGAAGCATGACGAGGCATGGGTGTCATGTCGAGACATATTTGCATGTCGAGGCATCAGAGCATGTCGAGACATCGGGAGCATGTCGATACATCGGGAGCATGTCGAGACATCGGGAGCATGTCCAGACATCGGGAGCATGTCGAGATATTGGGACCATGTCGATACATCTAAGCATGTCGAGACATCAGGAGCATGGCGAGACATCAGGAACGTGTCGAGACATCGGGAGCATGTCGAGACATCAGAGCATGGCGAGACATCGGGAGCATCTTGAGGCAACGGGAGCATGTTGAGGCATCAGGAGTATGTCGAGACATCGGGAGCATGTCGAGGCAATGGGAGCATGTTGAGGCATCGGGAACATGTCGAGACATCGGGAGCATGTCGAGGCATGGGTGACATCCAGGCATCGGGAGCATATCGAGGCATCAGAAGCATGTCGAGGCATGGGTGACATATCGAGGCATCGGGAGTATGTTGAGGCATCAGAAGCATGTCGAGGCATGGGTGTCATGTCGAGGCATGGGTGACATATCGAGGCATCGGGAGTATGTCGAGGCATGGGTGTCATGTCGAGACATATTTGCATGTCGAGACATGAGAACATGTCGAGGCATCGGAAGCATGTCGAGGAATCGGGAGCATGTCGAGGCATTGGGAGCATGTCGAAACATCGGCTGCATGTCGAGGCATCGGGAGCATGTCGAGGCATCAGGAGCATGTCGAGACATCGGAAGTATGTCGAGGCATCGGGAGCATGTCGAAGCATCGGGAGCATGTCGAGACATAGGTAGCATGTTGAGACATCAGGAGCATGTCGAGACTTCATGAGCATATCAAGACATCAGGAGCATATCCAGACATCGGGATCATGTCGAGACATCAGAAGCATGTCGAGACATCAGGAGCATATCGAAACATCAGGAGCATATCGAGACATCGGGAGCATGTCGATACATCGGGAGCATGTCGAGACATCAGGAGCATATCGAGACATCAGGAGCATGTTGAGACATCGGGACCATGTTGACATATCAGGAGCATGTCGAAACATCGAGAGCATGTCGAGCCATGGGTGGCATGTCGAGGCAGCAGGAGCGTGTTGATGCATAGGGAGCAAGTCGAAGCATGAGTGGCATGTCGAGGCATCGGGAGAATGTCGAGGCATCGGGAGCATGTCGAGGCATCAGGAGAATGTCGAGACATCGGGAGCATGTCAAGCATCGGGAGCATGTAAAGTCATCGGGAGCATGTCGAGGCATCGGGAGCATGTCGAGGCATCGAGAGCATGTCGAGGCATCAGGAGAATGTCGAGGCATCGGGAGCATGTCGAGGCATGGGGAACATGTCGAGGCATCGGGAGCATGTCGAGGCATCGGGAGCATGTCGAGACATCGGGAGCATGTCAAGGCATCGGGAATGTGTCAAGGCATCGGGAGCATGTCGAGGCATCGGGAGCATGTCCAGGCATCAGGAGAACGTTGAGGCATCGGGAGCATGTCGACGCATCGGGAGCATGTCGAGGCATCGGGTGTATGTCGAGGCATCGGGAGCATGTCGATTCATGGGTGGCATGTCAAGGCATCGGGAGCATGTCGATGCATCGGGAGCATGTCGATGCATCGGGAGCATGTAGAAGCATCGGGAGCATGTCGAGGCATCGGGAGCATGTCGAGGCATCGGGAGCATGTCGAGGCATCGGGAGCATGTCGAGGCATCGGGAGAATGTCGAGGCATCGGGAGAATGTCGAGGCATCGGGAGCATGTCGAGGCATCGGGTGAATGTCGAGGCATCGGGAGCATGTCGAGGCATCGGGAGAATGTCGAGGCATCGGGAGAATGTCGAGGCATCGGGAGAATGTCGAGGCATCGGGAGCATGTCGAGGCATCGGGTGAAGGTACGAGCGGCGTCCGGGAAcatgggaggtgtgtggaggcacgGGCGGGAAGACAGGGGAGGCGTGAGGAGGTACGGGCGGGAAGACACGGGAGGCGTGTGGAGGCACGGGCGAGAAGAAACAGGAGGCGTGTGGAGGTACGGGCGGGAAGACACGGGAGGCGTGTGGAGGCTCGGGCGGGAAGACATGGGAGGCATGTGGAGGCACGTGCGGGAAGAcatgggaggtgtgtggaggcacgGGCGGGAAGACATGGGAGGCGTTTGGAGGCACGGGCGGGAAGACacgggaggtgtgtggaggcgcgGGCGGAAAGACATGGGAGGCGGGTGTTGGCACGGGCGGGAAGACATGAGAGGCACGGGCGGGAAAACACGGGAGGCGTGTAGAGGTACGGGCGGGAAGACACGAGAGGCGTGTGGAGGCACGGGCGGGAAGACAAGGGAGGCGTGTGGAAGCACGGGCGGGAAGACATGGGAGGCACGGGCGGGAAAACATGGGAGGCGTGTAGAGGTACGGGCGGGAAGACACGGGAGGCGTGTGGAGGCACGGGCGGGAAGACAAGGGAGGCGTGTGGAGGCACGGGCGGGAAGACACGGGAGGTGTATGGAGGCGCAGGTGGGATGACATGGGAGGCGTGTAGAGGCACGGGAGGTGTGTGGAGACGCAGGCGGGATGACATGGGAGGTGTGTGAAGGCACGGGCGTGAAGATATAGGAAGCTTGTGAAGGCGTGGGCGGGAAGATACAGGAGGCGTGTGGAGGAGCGGGCGGGAAGACACGGGAGGCGTGTAGAGGCACGTTCGGGAAGACACGGGAGGCGTATAGAGGCACGGGCTTAAAGACATGGGAGGCTTGTGGAGGAGCGGACGGAAAGACACGGGAGGCGTGTGGAGGCACGGGCATGAAGACGTGGGAGGCTTGTGTGTAGGCGTGGGCTGGAAGACATGAGGCGTGTGGAGGCACGGGCGTGAAGACATGGGAGGCTTGTGTGTAGGCGTGGGCTGGAAGACACGGGAGGCGTGTAGAGGCACGGGCGGGAAAACATGGGAGGCGTGTTGAGGCACGTGCGGGAAGACACGTTAGGCGTGTGGGTGCACGGGCGGGAAGATATGGAAGGCGTGTGATGGCCGGGGCGAGAAGATATGGGAAGCGTGTTGAGGCACGGGCGGGAAGACATGGGAAGCGTGTGGAGGCACGGCCGGGAAGACATGAGAGGCGATTGGAGGCACGGGCGGGAAGACACGTTAGGCGTGTGGGTGCACGGGCGGGAAGAcatgggaggtgtgtggaggcgcgGGTCGGATGACATGGGAGGCGTGTGGAGGCACGGGCGTAAAGACACGGGAGGCGTATGGAGGCGCAGGCGGGAAGACacggggaggtgtgtggaggcacgGGCGTGAAGACATGGGAGGCTTGTGGAGGCGCGGGCGGGAAGACACGGGAGGCGTGTGGAGGCACGGGCGGGAAGACACGGGAAGCTTGTGGAGGCACGGGCGGGAAGACACGGGAGGCGTGTGGAGGCACGGGCGGGAAGACCTGGGAGGCGTGAGGAAACACGGGAGGCGTGTAGAGGCACGGGCGGGAAGACACGTGAGGCGTGTGGTGGCCCGGGCGAGAAGACATGAGAGGCGAGTGGAGGCACAGGCGGGAAGACATGGGAGGTATATGGAGGCACGGGCGGGAAGACACGGGAGGCGTGAAGACACGGGTGGGAAGACACGGGAGGGGTGTTTAGGCACAGGCGGGAAGAAACGTGAGGCGTGTGGAGGCCCGGCGGGAAGACACGGGAGGCGTGTGGAGGCACGGGCGGAAAGACATGGGGAGGCGTGTAGACGCACGGGCGGGAAGACATGGGAGGCGTGTGGAGGCACGGGCGGGAAGACGGGAGGCGTGCTTAGGCAAGGGCGGGAAGACATGGGAGGCGTGTGGAGGCACGGGAGGGAAGACGGGAGGCGTGCTTAGGCAAGGGCGGGAAGACATGGGAGGCGTGTGGAGGCACGAACGGGAAAACATGGGAGGCGTGTGGAGGCACGGGCGGGAAGACATAGGAGGCGTGTGGAGGCCCAGGCTGGAAGACGTGGGAGGCGTGTGGAGGCACGGGCGGGAAGACATGGGAGGCGTGTGAAAGCACGGGCGTGAAGACATGGGAGGCGTGTGGAGACACGGGCGGGAAGATATGGGAGGCGTGTGGAGGCACGGGCGGGAAGACATGGGAGGCGTGTGGAGGCCCGGGCTGGAAGACGTTGGAGGCGTGTGGAGGCACGGGCGGGAAGACATGGGAGGCGTGTGAAAGCACGGGCGTGAAGACATGGGAGGCGTGTGGAGACACGGGCGGGAAGACACGAGAGGCGTGTGGAGGCATGGGTGGGAAGACATAGGAGGCGTGTGGAGGCCTGGGTGGGAAGACATGGGAGGCGTGTGGAGGCCTGGGTGGGAAGACATGGGAGGCGTGTGGAGGCACAGGCGGGAAGACATGGGAGGCGTGTGAAGGCGCGGGCGGGAAGACATGAGAGGCGTGTGGAGTCATGGGCGGGAAGACACGGGAGACGTCTGAAGACACGGGAGGCGTGTTTAGGCACGGGCGGGAAGACATGGGAGGCGTGTGGAAGCACTGGCGGGAAGACATGGGAGGTGTGTTTAGGCACGGGTGGGGAGGCATGTGGAGGCACGGGCGGGAAGACATGGGTGGCGTGTGGAAGCACGGGCGGGAAGACATAGGAGGCGTGTGGAGGCCTGGGTGGGAAGACATGGGAGGCGTGTGGAGGCACAGGCGGGAAGACATGGGAGGCGTGTGAAGGCGCGGGCGGGAAGACATGAGAGGCGTGTGGAGTCATGGGCGGGAAGACACGGGAGGCGTGTGGAGGCACGGGTTGGATGACATAGGAGAAGTGTGGAGGAACGGGCGGGAAGACATGGGAGGCGTGTGGGGGCCCGGGCGGGTAGATACGTTAGGCGTGTGGGGGCACGGGCGGGAAGATATGGGAGGCGTATGAAGGCACGGGCGGGAAGACACAGGCGTGTGGAGGCACGTGCAGGAAGACACGGGAGACGTCTGGAGGCACGGGCGGGAAGACACGGGAGGCGTGTGGAGGCACGGGCGGGAAGACACGGGAGGCGTGtttagggacggggggggggaaacatgggaGGCGTGTGGAGGCACGGGCGGGAAGACACGGGAGGCGTGTTTAGGCATGGGCGGGAAGACATGGGAGGCGTGTGGAAGCACTGGCGGGAAGATATGGGAGGTGTGTTTAGGCACGGGTGGGGAGACATGGGAGGCATGTGGAGGCACGGGCGGGAAGACATGGGAGGCGTGTGGAGGCACGGGTGTAAAGACATGGGAGGCGTGTGGAAGCACGGGCGGGAAGACATGGGAGGCGTGTGGAAGCACTGGCGGGAACACACGGGAGGCGTGTGGAGGCACGGGCGGGAAGATACGGGAGGCGTGTGGAGGCCCGGGCGGGAACACGCGTTAGGCGTGTGAGGGCACAGGCGGGAAGACCTGAGAGGCGTGTGGAGGCACGGGCGGGAAGACCTGGGAGACGTGTGGAGACACAGGCGGGAAGACGCGAGAGGCATGTGGAGGCACGGGCGGGAAGACCTGGGAGGCGTGTGGAGACAGGCGGGAAGACACGAGAGGCGTGTGGAGGCACGGGCGGGAAGACACGGGAGGCGTGTGGAGGCACGTGCGGGAAGACACGGGAGGCGTGTGGAGGCACGAGCGGGAAGACACGGGAGCAGGGAGGAACCAAGACACTTGTGAATACCAAGAAGGGTTAGCAAGGCGCCCTACACCGCGCTCACACGCCCCCAGTTGACGGGGGGAAGGCAAGGAGAGATAAACGGCCAGATTATGAAGAGTAAATATGTTAaaggagagtagagagagagagagtgggggggggtgagggagagagagagagagagggggggataagGAGAGCAACATTTAAAGTACAGGTGATGGGAGGGTTGTGAGAGTGGGGGTGACATGGCCAGCATGGCCAACCAAGCGACCCCACACTCAAAAATTAACCGGCTTGGTAGCTATATAGTGATGGCTGCCAGCACGGCGTCAAGGAGCGCAGTGGAGGGCATTCTTGTAAGTAACAGATCGGGAACATTAGGAGGAATAATAGGAGGAAGAGCAGtaggagtagcagcagcaggagccgcggcggtcGACCTACACACCACCGCAGCGCTGCCGCTACTCGCTGGCTCTCTCTCGCCTCCCCCGATCAATATGGCTGTACACTTCTCCAAGCTTCGCGAATACCAATGTTAGCGACCTCACACTTCTCATTTACTCTGTTGGATTACATGCGTTCCAATTCTGGAAATAAACTTATGTTGTTATGTACAAGTATATGATGGATTTATTGAAAGCCTCTGGCTCTGATTAAATACAGCTTTCTTGGCTTATTGATTCGCGTCCGAAGCACCTAAATTTCTACAATAAACTCACCCATTCTGAGCTGTTCCTTTTACCTCCCCGCGGCGTTGCCAAGCGTGCATAAAAATAGATGCACAAAATTGTTTGATCTTCCATAAGTTTCTTAATACTCAACGTAGCTTGGTGAATTTCTAATATTTAGGTATACTAGATTATGTAGGAAATTTTGATATGTGTAGTTATTTAATGTGCATATGACGcaattgaaatcaaagtaatagTGACAACAAGTCATATAATTTTGAGACTGGAAACCCATGTTTCAGTGGCTGGTCGTCTTGATGCTTGTAAATTTTGACTTTCTGAAATATACAAATTTATGTAATGTTATGATTTTTAAAGGCTATACTTCTGATGTCGTGTTTAATGAAATTAAAAGAATGTTTCATTTCTTTTCATGGGAGCGCCTAGTATCCAAACTTTTCCCTAAACTTCGTGAAAAATCTTCAAGTCGACCCAACTCGAACAAAAAACGCGTGAAAATCTCTCCAAAGCGGAGGAAAAATAAGGACTTCTATAACCAGTAAGGTGCAATTGTTTCTTAGTCTCCCGAACAGAAACCCTTATTGAATACTTTACTCAAGAAGTTCTGCTTTCTTGTGAATGTTTGGATCTTTACCCTAATCTTAAGGACATTTATTacatgaaaaaaataataaatgcaAAACATATTCATTGGAGAATCTGTGACCCTTAGATATCGACAGAAGGACATCGATCGAAAAATGTTCGCATTCGAATGATTTTCGAGAAATGGCCGCCGTCTTAGTGGTCCTGGGAGGTATTGTAATTAATGGGAGCAGCGATCACAACTAGCGCCCCAAGTTAGTTGTGACGCCAAGGACAGTCtgagactgtactcacctagtagtgcttgcgggggttgagctttgactctggtcccgcctctcaaccgtcaatatactggtgtacagattcctgagcttctcagctgtgtatggagtcagcctcgaccacatcacttcctagtgcattccatttacactgaaaaagttccttctaatgtccaaGACTGTGGTGGGGCCTCGGGGTGGGCTGTAGGCCACATGCAGCAGGTTAAAGGTGTACAGATAGTGGCACAAGAGCCAGGGGAAAAAAAAACACCACCTGCCTACCTCTATACTCCCTGCTGACATTTGCCCTGCGTGACCTACTCAACACATGCCTCCATGAATAGTTTAAGAAACTAGATAATTCATCAATGCTT contains:
- the LOC123763071 gene encoding uncharacterized protein; translated protein: MSSRPRLHTPPMSSRLCLHTPPMSSHPGLHTPPMSSRPCFHTPPMSSRPCLHMPPHPCLNTPPMSSRQCFHTPPMSSRPCLNTPPVSSDVSRVFPPMTPHASHVFPPAPSHASHVFPPVPPHASHVFPPRPPHASHVFPPRPPHASYVFPPMPPHASRVFPPVSPHASHVFTPVLSHASHVFPPVPPHASNVFQPGPPHASHVFPPVPPHASHIFPPVSPHASHVFTPVLSHASHVFPPVPPHASHVFQPGPPHASYVFPPVPPHASHVFPFVPPHASHVFPPLPKHASRLPSRASTRLPCLPALA